A single region of the Acidobacteriota bacterium genome encodes:
- a CDS encoding Gfo/Idh/MocA family oxidoreductase encodes MPEQEMTRRSMLGATAAGAGLMIVPRHVLGRGQEAPSDKLNIAAVGAGGKGRSDIEGVASENIVALCDIDWKRAEQAMNAHPDAPRYHDYREMFDRHGDELDAVLVSTADHTHAVITAEALKRGLHVFTQKPLTRTIWEARMLGELARKAGTATQMGNQGHAGDGTRLIREWIEAGVIGEVNRVEYWTNRPIWPQAMQRPKEVHEVPEHVKWDLWLGPAAERPYHSDYYHPFAWRGWWDFGTGAIGDIACHAMDAAFWIFDLRDPSSIYAESTQLFRETAPAATRITFEYPARGNRPKMTVVWRDGNLRPAKPKFYEGKWPPGNSGQLFVGTKGVIVDNMYASKPQLHPAKLHEKIEKNPRPEKYERTEGHYKQWLAAIKSGTTNPDGSNFPDHAGPMTETALLGNLAVRSQQEIVWNPKKLKVTNGVDVPREYIQPAYRDGWAL; translated from the coding sequence ATGCCCGAGCAAGAGATGACCCGCCGCAGCATGCTGGGCGCCACGGCCGCAGGCGCGGGCCTGATGATCGTTCCCCGCCACGTGCTCGGCCGCGGTCAGGAAGCGCCGAGCGACAAGCTGAACATCGCCGCCGTCGGAGCTGGCGGCAAGGGCCGCAGCGATATCGAAGGCGTCGCGAGCGAGAACATCGTCGCCCTCTGCGACATCGACTGGAAGCGCGCCGAGCAGGCGATGAACGCGCATCCCGATGCGCCGCGCTATCACGACTACCGCGAGATGTTCGACCGGCATGGCGACGAGCTCGACGCCGTTCTGGTGTCGACCGCGGATCACACGCACGCCGTGATCACGGCGGAGGCGCTCAAGCGCGGTCTCCACGTCTTCACCCAGAAGCCGCTGACGCGAACGATCTGGGAAGCCCGGATGCTCGGCGAGTTGGCACGCAAGGCGGGAACCGCCACCCAGATGGGCAACCAGGGCCACGCGGGCGACGGAACGCGGCTGATCCGGGAGTGGATCGAGGCCGGCGTGATCGGCGAAGTGAACCGGGTGGAGTACTGGACGAACCGGCCGATCTGGCCACAGGCGATGCAGCGCCCCAAGGAAGTCCACGAGGTGCCCGAACACGTGAAGTGGGATCTCTGGCTCGGCCCCGCAGCCGAAAGGCCCTACCACTCCGACTACTACCACCCGTTCGCCTGGCGCGGCTGGTGGGACTTCGGTACCGGCGCCATCGGCGACATCGCCTGTCACGCCATGGACGCGGCCTTCTGGATCTTCGATCTGAGAGATCCGTCGTCGATCTACGCGGAGTCGACGCAGTTGTTCAGGGAGACCGCTCCCGCCGCGACCCGGATCACGTTCGAGTACCCGGCGCGCGGCAACCGCCCGAAGATGACCGTCGTCTGGCGCGACGGCAACCTGAGGCCGGCCAAGCCGAAGTTCTACGAAGGCAAGTGGCCCCCCGGCAACAGCGGCCAGTTGTTCGTAGGCACGAAGGGCGTCATCGTCGACAACATGTACGCCAGCAAGCCCCAGCTCCACCCCGCGAAGCTGCACGAGAAGATCGAGAAGAACCCGCGGCCCGAGAAGTACGAGCGGACCGAGGGCCACTACAAGCAGTGGCTCGCAGCGATCAAGTCGGGCACCACGAACCCGGACGGCTCCAACTTCCCCGATCACGCGGGTCCGATGACCGAGACCGCCCTGCTGGGCAACCTGGCGGTCCGCTCCCAGCAGGAGATCGTCTGGAACCCGAAGAAGCTGAAGGTGACGAACGGCGTCGACGTGCCGCGGGAGTACATCCAGCCCGCGTATCGGGACGGCTGGGCGCTGTAG
- a CDS encoding STAS domain-containing protein, with protein MIESTKIGDAVVWAPEGRVDASSAPDLEQAMTEKIGEGGVHVVLDLSRTRYMSSAGLRVVLVVARALQAKDGRFAVCGLNDEVKELFEVSGFSLIVNIVADRDAAVAAVQQAG; from the coding sequence GTGATCGAGAGCACGAAGATCGGGGACGCGGTCGTCTGGGCCCCTGAAGGGCGCGTCGACGCCTCCAGTGCGCCTGACCTGGAGCAGGCCATGACGGAGAAGATCGGGGAAGGGGGCGTGCACGTCGTCCTGGACTTGAGCCGCACCCGCTACATGAGCAGCGCCGGCCTTCGTGTGGTGCTGGTCGTTGCCAGGGCTCTCCAGGCGAAGGACGGACGTTTCGCCGTCTGCGGCCTGAACGACGAGGTGAAGGAGCTGTTCGAAGTCAGCGGCTTCAGCCTGATCGTCAACATCGTGGCCGATCGTGACGCCGCGGTGGCCGCGGTGCAGCAGGCCGGCTGA
- a CDS encoding GPP34 family phosphoprotein, translated as MTESPHLTFVEEILLLLLDDDTGAMKRVAPNVMELLIAGAILMDLALRGRVDCDLQKMVVVDPTPVGEEILDGPLEEIAGSDDEADPRTWVVRLSARSKEIQEAALKRLVERQILRVEDRSFLWVFGRRRYPMVDDREEREVKLRILDVLLSDRIPAPRDVALICLADASNAFQVILSPQELRHAAARIELVRGFDLIGQAMSRAIQKSVQDIAAATATAHHPFY; from the coding sequence TTGACTGAGAGCCCCCATCTGACGTTCGTCGAGGAGATCCTCCTCCTTCTCCTCGACGATGACACCGGCGCGATGAAGCGGGTCGCGCCGAACGTGATGGAACTGCTCATCGCCGGCGCCATCCTGATGGACCTCGCGCTACGCGGCCGAGTCGACTGCGACCTGCAGAAAATGGTCGTTGTCGATCCGACGCCGGTCGGCGAGGAGATCCTCGACGGTCCATTGGAGGAGATCGCCGGTTCCGACGATGAGGCCGATCCACGCACCTGGGTCGTCAGGCTCTCGGCCCGGAGCAAGGAAATCCAGGAAGCGGCGCTCAAGCGCCTGGTCGAGCGTCAGATCCTCCGCGTCGAAGACCGGAGTTTCCTGTGGGTGTTCGGTCGCAGGCGTTACCCGATGGTCGATGACCGGGAAGAGCGGGAAGTGAAACTGCGAATTCTGGATGTCCTGTTGAGCGACCGGATACCGGCGCCGAGGGACGTGGCCCTGATCTGCCTGGCCGACGCCTCGAACGCCTTCCAGGTCATTCTCAGCCCGCAGGAGCTGCGGCACGCGGCCGCGAGGATCGAGTTGGTCCGCGGCTTCGATCTGATCGGCCAGGCAATGAGCCGGGCGATCCAGAAGTCGGTTCAGGACATCGCCGCCGCCACGGCGACGGCCCACCACCCCTTCTATTGA
- a CDS encoding citramalate synthase yields the protein MSQLPKSVTITDDTMREGLQIESADIPVEDKLRLLDALGETGAKVISIGSYAHPKWTPQMACIDEIAERFVPRPGVRYTAAIFNKYGFERADRWYPKLDVRQRRIGTHVELCDTFARRNYNVTQAQQIERIPAMIEQARARGFETGAVAIGNPFGSNFEGAFSLEQRLDLLALMIDRWHQAGFRVTRCSIIEAMGWNMPHTVRETLVAIRERWPEITDFHCHLHNTRGASMVSYYEALKLGVREFDTSIGGMGGCPYCGNGRAAGHVPTEDFVDFCHELGIETGYRLDKLIEAAWIAEEVVGHSLWGHVSKAGPRPRGDGDLYPRQMPFVETLDEASHFRNGPPVYTGQRSPWRSDAALYQS from the coding sequence ATGAGTCAGTTGCCGAAGTCCGTGACCATCACGGACGACACGATGAGGGAGGGTCTGCAGATCGAGAGCGCGGACATTCCGGTGGAGGACAAGCTGCGGTTGCTCGATGCGCTGGGCGAGACCGGTGCCAAGGTGATCTCGATCGGCTCCTACGCCCATCCCAAGTGGACCCCCCAGATGGCCTGCATCGACGAGATCGCCGAACGCTTCGTGCCCAGGCCGGGTGTTCGGTACACGGCGGCGATCTTCAACAAGTACGGGTTCGAGCGCGCGGACCGCTGGTATCCGAAGCTCGATGTCAGGCAGCGCCGGATCGGCACCCACGTCGAGTTGTGCGACACGTTCGCCCGCCGCAACTACAACGTCACCCAGGCGCAGCAGATCGAGCGGATTCCGGCGATGATCGAACAGGCGCGTGCGCGCGGCTTCGAAACCGGCGCGGTGGCGATCGGCAATCCGTTCGGATCGAACTTCGAGGGCGCCTTCTCGCTCGAGCAGCGGCTCGACCTGCTGGCGCTGATGATCGACCGCTGGCATCAGGCGGGCTTCCGGGTCACGCGCTGCTCGATTATCGAGGCGATGGGCTGGAACATGCCGCACACCGTGCGCGAGACGCTGGTCGCCATCCGCGAGCGCTGGCCAGAGATCACGGACTTCCACTGCCACCTGCACAACACGCGTGGGGCGTCGATGGTCAGCTACTACGAGGCGCTGAAGCTCGGTGTGCGTGAGTTCGACACCTCGATCGGCGGTATGGGCGGTTGCCCGTACTGCGGCAACGGCCGTGCCGCCGGGCACGTGCCGACGGAGGACTTCGTCGACTTCTGCCACGAACTGGGCATCGAGACCGGCTACAGGCTCGACAAGCTGATCGAGGCCGCCTGGATCGCGGAGGAAGTCGTCGGCCATTCTCTCTGGGGCCACGTCTCCAAGGCGGGGCCCCGGCCGCGCGGCGACGGCGATCTCTACCCGCGGCAGATGCCCTTCGTCGAGACGCTCGACGAGGCTTCGCACTTCCGCAACGGCCCGCCGGTCTACACCGGCCAGCGGTCCCCGTGGAGGTCCGACGCGGCGCTGTACCAGTCATGA
- a CDS encoding glycosyltransferase family 39 protein, translating to MRGNRLAYLILAAAAIAVLLPGIGSRDLWNPDEPRYAEVAREMLEPPLALEHFLVPRLNGETYTHKPPLHFWNIALFGALRGGVDEVAARLPSLFAGVGAVLVVFALAARLFDRATAWLAAPVFLTSGLVMWNSRVGQIDMTLTFLELLAILCWARTRFGSSGGAAPGRSSQAYLPFFACTGLATLAKGPVGLVVPLLAVILFLAFERDRAGIAELRLGRGLLLWAVIVLAWFGPAVWLAGRSYFDALVLDQTLSRYAGATYHPKPWHYYFQTLPGTFAPWTLLAPVAIYAAFRQSREEPGSRQGQAVRFLLIWIAGTFVFFSLSGGKRTVYLLALSAPLAMLTAHGVLLIRDRWPRYRAAFLTSAAAVLVLFAVLVAAVPTAAGDLPEGTISAGTITELQVMAALPLVAGAAGLWFAARRRPDLLIPCLATGLGLAMSVTAVRLLPLGDAFKSARALSRDLVQWAEPDEPYAIYPVPDAAFLFYTQRFAVDLHGGTQVHDQGDEEALRRFVARTDKNVWLLIERDNLDALDPPLGLVEVSRDHDPRQGHILLTTPEAAARLADSKAQP from the coding sequence GTGCGAGGAAACCGGCTTGCCTACCTGATCCTCGCCGCCGCCGCAATCGCGGTACTGCTGCCCGGCATCGGCAGCCGCGACCTCTGGAATCCCGACGAGCCGCGCTACGCGGAAGTCGCCCGGGAGATGCTCGAGCCGCCACTCGCACTGGAGCACTTCCTGGTACCGCGCCTGAACGGCGAGACCTACACCCACAAGCCGCCGCTCCACTTCTGGAACATCGCGCTCTTCGGCGCTCTCAGGGGTGGCGTCGACGAGGTCGCGGCGCGCCTTCCGTCTCTCTTCGCCGGAGTCGGCGCCGTTCTGGTCGTCTTCGCGCTCGCCGCGCGCCTCTTCGATCGGGCGACGGCCTGGCTCGCGGCGCCGGTTTTCCTCACCTCGGGCCTGGTCATGTGGAACAGCCGGGTCGGCCAGATCGACATGACGCTCACGTTCCTCGAACTGCTGGCGATCCTGTGCTGGGCGCGCACACGCTTCGGTTCTTCCGGCGGGGCCGCCCCAGGCCGCAGCTCCCAGGCGTACCTTCCCTTCTTCGCGTGCACCGGTCTGGCCACACTGGCGAAGGGCCCCGTGGGGCTGGTCGTACCCCTGCTCGCCGTCATCCTGTTTCTCGCCTTCGAGCGCGACCGCGCCGGCATCGCCGAGCTTCGGCTCGGCCGCGGACTGCTGCTCTGGGCGGTCATCGTCCTGGCCTGGTTCGGCCCCGCGGTGTGGCTGGCAGGGCGCTCCTACTTCGACGCCCTCGTGCTCGACCAGACCCTGTCGCGCTACGCTGGCGCGACCTACCATCCGAAACCCTGGCACTACTACTTCCAGACCCTTCCCGGCACGTTCGCGCCCTGGACGCTGCTGGCTCCGGTCGCGATCTACGCCGCCTTCCGCCAATCCCGCGAGGAGCCCGGGAGTCGCCAGGGTCAGGCGGTCCGTTTCCTGCTGATCTGGATCGCCGGCACGTTCGTGTTCTTCAGCCTCTCGGGCGGCAAGCGAACCGTGTACCTGCTGGCCCTTTCAGCGCCCCTGGCGATGCTGACCGCCCACGGCGTGCTCCTCATCCGCGACCGCTGGCCCCGCTACCGGGCGGCGTTCCTGACGTCGGCGGCAGCAGTGCTCGTGCTCTTCGCCGTCCTGGTCGCGGCCGTGCCGACGGCGGCCGGCGACCTGCCCGAAGGCACGATCTCGGCGGGCACGATCACGGAGCTGCAAGTGATGGCCGCCCTGCCCCTGGTTGCCGGCGCGGCCGGCCTCTGGTTCGCGGCGCGTCGCCGTCCCGATCTGCTGATACCCTGCCTTGCAACTGGCCTCGGACTCGCCATGTCGGTCACCGCGGTGCGGTTGCTGCCTCTGGGCGACGCCTTCAAGTCGGCGCGCGCACTCTCGCGCGACCTCGTCCAGTGGGCGGAACCCGACGAGCCTTACGCGATCTACCCTGTTCCCGATGCCGCGTTCCTCTTCTACACCCAGCGTTTCGCCGTTGATCTGCACGGCGGCACCCAGGTCCATGACCAGGGGGACGAAGAAGCTCTACGACGGTTCGTGGCCCGCACCGACAAGAACGTCTGGCTACTCATCGAACGGGACAACCTGGACGCCCTGGATCCGCCGCTCGGGCTGGTAGAGGTGAGCCGGGACCACGATCCACGTCAGGGCCACATCCTGCTAACAACTCCGGAAGCCGCCGCCCGCCTGGCGGACTCGAAAGCGCAACCATGA
- a CDS encoding isoprenylcysteine carboxylmethyltransferase family protein — MNDTDSLGLAPDLATDTTVPRLVQGSGAEAQAIAPPRPEPRRRFGPLSRRLADQGLFLFRHRGLFVVFLLPPALLAVLERRSAALPQDPGLGWLAACLAVSLVGMAVRAAAVGSAPPGASTRSLRAPSASRLNTSGMYSLSRHPVYLGNLFVLLGFALAVRSWWFVLTAALVYWLLYERVIAAEERFLVQRFGVAHRRWAERTPTFWPRPHLWRPPETHFSWRTVLLREYNSFLLIAAILVFLRWVDQVIVRELAAGVWFRQDLPLTASVLALAVVVAVMRRIRKRGRSGH; from the coding sequence ATGAACGACACGGACAGCCTGGGTCTGGCTCCCGACCTGGCCACGGATACCACGGTGCCGCGGTTGGTCCAGGGCAGCGGCGCCGAGGCACAGGCCATCGCTCCGCCGCGGCCCGAACCGCGCCGCCGCTTCGGCCCACTCAGCCGCCGGCTCGCAGACCAGGGCCTGTTCCTGTTTCGGCACCGGGGCTTGTTCGTTGTCTTTCTCCTGCCGCCGGCGCTGCTCGCGGTATTGGAACGGCGATCCGCAGCCCTTCCCCAGGATCCTGGCCTCGGTTGGCTCGCGGCCTGCCTTGCGGTCTCCCTGGTCGGCATGGCCGTGCGAGCAGCCGCTGTCGGATCGGCTCCACCCGGCGCCTCCACCCGCAGCCTCAGAGCCCCGAGCGCCAGCCGCCTCAACACATCCGGCATGTACTCTCTCAGCCGGCATCCCGTCTACCTCGGCAACCTGTTCGTGCTGCTCGGGTTCGCGCTCGCGGTCAGGTCGTGGTGGTTCGTGCTCACCGCCGCGCTGGTCTACTGGCTGCTCTACGAGCGCGTCATCGCCGCCGAGGAGCGATTCCTGGTCCAGCGTTTCGGCGTCGCCCACCGCCGCTGGGCCGAGCGCACGCCGACGTTTTGGCCCCGGCCCCACCTGTGGCGGCCGCCGGAGACACACTTCAGCTGGCGGACGGTTCTACTGCGCGAGTACAACTCGTTCCTGCTGATCGCCGCGATCCTCGTGTTCCTGCGCTGGGTAGACCAGGTGATCGTCCGCGAACTGGCCGCCGGCGTCTGGTTCAGGCAGGATCTTCCCCTCACCGCCTCGGTGCTGGCGCTTGCGGTCGTCGTCGCCGTCATGCGGCGGATCCGCAAGCGGGGGCGCTCCGGGCACTGA